The proteins below are encoded in one region of Sminthopsis crassicaudata isolate SCR6 chromosome 1, ASM4859323v1, whole genome shotgun sequence:
- the RPS23 gene encoding small ribosomal subunit protein uS12: MGKCRGLRTARKLRSHRRDQKWHDKQYKKAHLGTALKANPFGGASHAKGIVLEKVGVEAKQPNSAIRKCVRVQLIKNGKKITAFVPNDGCLNFIEENDEVLVAGFGRKGHAVGDIPGVRFKVVKVANVSLLALYKGKKERPRS; the protein is encoded by the exons ATGG GTAAGTGCCGTGGTCTTCGTACAGCTAGGAAACTCCGCAGCCACCGAAGAGACCAGAAGTGGCATGACAAGCAATACAAGAAAGCTCATTTGGGCACTGCCCTAAAGGCTAATCCCTTTGGTGGGGCATCCCATGCAAAAGGGATTGTCTTAGAAAAAGT tggtGTGGAAGCCAAGCAGCCCAATTCTGCCATCAGGAAGTGTGTGAGAGTCCAGCTGATTAAGAACGGCAAAAAAATCACTGCCTTTGTTCCTAATGATGGCTGCTTGAATTTTATTGAG gaaaatgatGAAGTCTTGGTTGCTGGATTTGGTCGAAAAGGTCATGCTGTTGGTGACATTCCTGGAGTCCGCTTCAAGGTTGTAAAAGTTGCAAATGTTTCTCTTCTGGCCTTATACAAAGGCAAGAAGGAAAGACCAAGATCATAA